In Conger conger chromosome 9, fConCon1.1, whole genome shotgun sequence, the genomic stretch GGAGCCTGCAGTGCCAGTGCAGACCAATCAGATGACAGAGGAGCCCTGCAGTGCCTGTGCAGACCAATCAGATGACAGAGGAGCCCTGCAGTGCCAGTGCAGACCAATCCGATGACAGCAGGGCAGTGCCCCTGGTGCCACATCCAGGACTTATCTGAAAATCTAATAAAAACTAGGGTAAATACCCACTCTAGTGTCCACCTTTTCTGAAAGCCTACCAAAGACTTGGGTAAATATTGGTTCTAACGTCTGACCGCGCTGAACAGCTACCAAAGGTCACggtaaatgtatgaataaactcGTTTTCAGAACACCTACCAAATACTGGGATATATATCAGTTTTAGGGTACGACTGCACTGAGAGCCTACGGAATACTGGGGTAAATATCCAACCGTGCCAAAAACCAACCAGGAAACAGGGAAGATATCAGTGTCCACAgtatccaaaaaaaaacacaactagGGTAAATATCATCTCTAACATCCAGCTGCCCCAAAAAGGGGAATTAGTATCCTCTATATTGTCCAGCTGTGCCAAAAATTAGGATAAATATCATCTCTATTGTTCAGCTGGGCAGGAAACTAAGGTAACATCAACTCCATCAAACGGCTGCGCTGAAGACTTCGGTAAATAAATATCCTAGCTAACCGTCAGGACTGAGAATCTGCGGAATCGTCCATGCACCAAGATGCCTTCTGCGCTCTTCTTTCTACGTCGGCTAGCTTACGGTAAGCTTACAAGGACGTCGCCCGCCTATATACcgcttcccacaatgcactgcacaaGATCATGTGCAAGGCCTGCTTCTACTGTAAACGAACTTGATAATCGTCTGATGTGAATTAGAACCATTTGCACACGATAACAAAATGGTGGCTGGTACGGTTATGTTGCATCTTGCCGCCCTCGTCTGGGAAGAGTGCGAATGCAAGTCTGGACAAAACAAAAGTGGGTTATGTATGGGTTTTGTGTGATTGACACAAACTATCCGGAATGCTAAGGCTATATATGTTAGCTAGCTGTGGCTTTTAAAACGCGTTATGTAGCAGTTGTACAAACTGACATGCAGTCATGCCAGAAGACAAGAAACCAACCAACTGTACCAAGCATCATTTTCATATCatgtataataaatattaaaataaaattaaaaaaacaacaaaaggttCTCTGCACATTGACACAGTGTATAGTATATGGCCAGCAGACTGCATTTGGACTATAATTCACAGAGAACCTGTTTGTggcatcacaaaaaaaacaacagaaaaacaaagacatcaGCTTTCTCTATGCCCCTAATATCTCCCTATACCTCTCTATctttccttctgtctctctctcagaccttCTCCTGACATCCACAGTCCCTCAATCCTGCTCTTCTCCCCAACGTTTCATCTCCCTCCTTAACAGTCCTCTCCTCCGTCAAACGCAGCCCTCTCTCAATGTAGGGTAGCCTCCTTTTCTGAATATCCATCTTTCTGTTTCCCTGACCTCTCTTCCGTCTTTTTCATCCtaatccctctttctctgcggTGTGTGCTGCCCCACCGTGACCCACCCCACCCTaaaggcccgtccacaccaagaacgatacAACGATCAGGATGCGAGCTTCCATGCCGATCAACGATAACCTTCTGAAAAACGGCCATTCTGAACGTGAAGCCGTGCAAATTGTAATGGATTTTTAATTTGGCTGTCAAGTGTTTTTATCGTTCGGGCACTTGGATCAGAAcgatttttaaaatgatacatttataGTTATAGTCATTTATAGTTATAGTCATTTAGTCAAAAATCATTCTGAAAGCGATCCCAACAACAACAGTGAACGCCCAACATCCACTTGAGTTAGAGCGATTTTTAATACtatatatttattgttgaaGTTATCATTGTTGGTGTGGATGGCGCTTAactccagcccccccgcccccctttcccccctgcccccccgcccctccctcagTGCTCGGAGTGCTGTTTCCTCTGGAAGGGGGACCTCAGGCGGGTCCAGAAGGAGTGGTGTCGCCGCGACTTCCTCTCGCCCCCCCGGGACGCCTCCTCCTCCCGCTGGCGGATCTGGCGCACCAGCGCCACGAACACCTCGTCGATGTAGTAGCGGAAGGCCGCCGACGTCTCGAAGAAGGGGCACTGGAACTCCCGCGCCAGCCCCCGGCCCTCCTCCACCGACACCTGGCGGACGGGGAAGGACTCGCTGCAGGTTAGTGAGAACACCGAGGCGGGGCAGCGTGCCAAACGTTGCGAAAAGTGTTGtgaaaatgttgtgaaaacGTTGTTGCGAAAATTGTTGCACACCGCTGGGAGAAAACGCATCAGTGAACACGGAAACCGTAGAGAGGCGTTTTTCCCAAACGTTCTCCAGGTCTGTTAGTGAGTGTGGtgggaaaagggggggggggggggtcagtgtgaTCATGTGACCCACCCCGCGCGTGTGCGTGACCTCGCGGGCGTGTTAGCGTCGCGGGCGTGTTAGCGTCGGGTGATCGCGGCTCACCTGCCGGAGGTGCGCCAGGTCGGACTTGTTGCCCACCAGGACGACGGGCGTGTCCACGGTGCGCCGCACGCGGTAGATGAGCTGCTTGAACTGCCGCGCCTCCTGGAAGCTGCGCCGGTCGGTGATGGAGTACGAGATGATGAAGCCCTCCCCGGCGCGCATGTACTGGTCCCGCATCGCCGTGAACTCCGCCTGGGGGGGGCagagtcagaggtcagaggtcgcccagtcgcagagcagagcaggaaaTGCCAAGCAGTGGAGTGGAAGTTGCTGATGACATCAGAATATGGAACCCAGCCATTTCTGACATGTAGAATGGATGTGGCTGGTGACATCATAATGCGGAACACAACCACTTCCGACATGCGGTAGAATGTAAGTGGCTGGTGACATCATAATGTGCCGCTACTGACATGCAGTGAATGGAAGTCACCGTGTCACTACGTTCCAGCCTTGATGATATCACAATTCCCTGCACGCCCCATCCCCTTCCGCTGAAGACATTCTGTGCCTTTTTTCATCCTCCGTTCCAGCCTAatgtcttaattatttaaccagAGCCAGTAAATGAATCCCTGGCCGTGTATAAAGTGCTGGATGAAGGACGTCTCTAAAAGCCCTCAGGACCGCCTGTATCCAGGACCGAGAGAAAGAGTGGAACGTTTTTGGCGGCCCTGACTGCTGGGCTGTCGCTCTTGTAGCTGAATTACTCTGGCTAATGAAACACCTGTCCTGGGTCCAGACCGCACAATATTCTGCAGGCCCGTTTACGATCCCCTTCAGACGGACGGAATCCGCCAGAGAAATGATTTAACCGACCGCATCTTCCAAACATGTtcaagaggagaggaggaggggagggaagagaagagaagagaagagagggagagaagacgagaagagagggagataagAAGAGACAAGGCTCTGGAGAAAGGCACTGCTACACCCacagggcagagggagggacagaggagtttatagagatagagacagagatcAGTACAggggatgaaaaaaaaacagagggagggagggaaggagggagagagcgagccAGTGACCGGGATGATGTAAGTGTCTGTGTCTAAGAAAGAAGGGGAGGTGATTCACTGATAttagagcgagagacagagagagagacacgggcGCGGTAGCCTGTTGTCGAGGCGCATGTATGAACAGGCTCTGAGTGACAccgcagggggaggggctacCTGCTCGCACCTGAGCCGGCAGTCTGTGGAAAAGTACTCCGGGGCGTGTACTCTGATGTCATAGCCGCTGTGTCACCGTGGCGACGGCTGTGAGTGTCACCCCGGTTGTGCACACTCTGTCGTCGGGGTGTTTTTGCGTTTCGGCGATATCCCTGTGTTATGGGTGCCCGGGCCTAGCCGTGGGGGCCTGGTGAGAATACCAGTTTGCCTTCCGACCCATTACCTGGGCTTAGATTGCAAAACCACCCACGGACCACGTGCAGACTGCGGCAGCAATTGCATAATAATTAAAAGCATAAGTGATTAAAGGGGTTGGCCCTCGTCACGCTCCCCTGCTCTTtactgggggcgacatggctcaggcagtaagagcagtcgtctggcagtcggagggttgccggttcgatccccgcccgggctgtgtcgaagtgtccctgagcaagacacccaacccctaaatgctcctgacgagctggtcggtgccttgcatggcagccaattgccgttggtgtgtgactgtgtgagtgtgtgtatgaatgggtgaatgcgaagcatcaaatgtacagcgctttggataaaggtgctatataaattccaaccatttaccatttactgtctGCTGCATAACAGCATCTGTTCTACACTGTGTAATGTTGTGATCCTGCACCTCTCTTTCACTCGGCGTAACAGTGCGGCTATTGCACGCTATGATGCGCCCGTTTCACCGGGTATGATGTCACGGCTGCCGCGATACGGTGCCTTTGTATCACAGCTGTGATGTCATACCTGAGTTTTTCTGCTGCGATGTCAAGGCAGTGAGAGTACACTGCTTCTGTGATGTCACGCCTGAATTTCCCTTCATGATGTCACCGCTGCGTGTTGCTACACGCTGCTATTCTCGGCGTTGCGGTTGCTGTCAGGCTCGCGCGCGGCTTCCGCGTCAAAGCGAGAGGGGGAGGGCCTCCGAAGCGAAAGAGGAAGAGCGCGGGGGGAAAGGGGAACAGGACTGTGTGGGAAGACAGGCCATCGAGTGACACAGAAAAGTGAGAGAACTGCTTCAAACGGCTCCCTGCAACCCTTGTGAAAAGCCACGAATGTGAAAGATTACACGTGAAAGAGCATTACGTCCGAAGAACGTACAGTATGTCTTAGAACAGGGATCATAAACTCTGgaacctcaaatccaaatccggccctggttttcttctctcccgggtaattagagctagtgattggccagactgtcttcacacctgactcccaggtgaaaGGAGGGCCAGCAGTTCTCAGTCCctcaaggaccgtgatttgCTGGCCCCTGTCTTAGAATACTGTAATTAACCTTAAATGTTGACACTCATCTGTCCAAACCATCATAAGTGTGTCTTCACAAGGTCTTCATAACTTCGCCATGACCTCAGTTTGTGACCACTGAAACACTCCAATACACCAGGTCTTTTCACCGACCGTTATAAAGTGTTAATAACACGAGTGCGGTATGTTTACGAATGCTGTATAAAGCGGTTATTACATGCTCTTTAAGGTGTTATAAAGGCAGGGGCTCACCCACCTGTCCTGCTGTATCCAGGATGTCCAGGTTGGCGGGCTCGTCGTCAATGCGTATCTGCGTCTTGTAGGCGTCCTCTGGGGAGAGAAACGGGGGGGAttagggcggggcggggcgcggggggggggcaggtggtgTAGGAGgtggtgtagaaggtgtagGAGGTGGTGTAGAAGCAGGAacagtgggtgtgggtgtgtacccTTCTGTAGGACCGGGCGGGGCAGCAGGGgaacacaccacaaacagagtttacagacaaacacacacacatcacacactcacatcacaaAGAGACTCAGagtttacagacacacacacacacacacacacacatcacaaacagACTCAGagtttacagacacacacacacacatccacacacacacatactcacctatGGTGGGGTCGTGGTCTTCAGGAAACCTGTGGCTAATGAACTGCATGATAatggctgaggagagagaggggtagagggtgAGATTCTGGGTAAcgggaccctgtgtgtgtgtgtgtgtgtatgtgtgtgtgcgagtccAAAGACATGGGGCATTCACAGGGCGTTGCAGTAAAAGAGCCTGTGTGCTCAGGTAACCTGCCctgaataaataaaggttaataaatacataaatatgtgtgtgtgacgcatGCCtgggtgtgtactgtatgtgtgcatttgtgagtgtgtatgtgtgtgtgtgtgtgtgtgctcattccTGTGATGACAGGGAGTGAGTACTGAATGATTTCTGCCTTTTAGTCTTTATGATCCCACCGATGCAATTACCGCTACCTACACCAGGTGAATACTTCCAGTCTCCACGGCAACAGCAGCCGCAAAAAGGAAAACAGTTGCTAGGTGCCACAGCATCAAGGCCGTGACCCCGCCCCCTGTTGCTAAGAGGCCCGAGAGACCAgaaggctgagagagagagaaagagagagagagagagagagagagagatggagatggagaggagggagggagagagagagagagagagagagccaaaaACCCTGCTACCTGATTACTGGGGAGTGatggagacagtgagagagagtgtgatggagagagtgagagtgatggagtgggagggagagaccgAGGAAAAGGGgaactgaatctgaatctgagtgagatgtgagtgagagagacaggaagggaaCGGGTGAGCGAGACACAGAAAGAGTGGAGCACaggatagagaggagagagggggatggcaAGAGGGAATAAcagatggaggaagagagacagggTCAGAgctagggagggagggagggagggaaggagaagggagatggagggatggaggaagaGTACGGGAGATGGTAtgagctacagagagagagggaacatggGAAAAGAGGAGTGTTTACTCACCGCTCTTCCCCACCCCTCCTTCCCCCAGCATCACCAGCTTGTACTCTCGGGACAGACCCCCTgtggcccccggcccccggcttCCTGTGGCCCCTGGCCCCCGCACTGACTCCATCCACAAACCTGGGCCTGGAGCCACAgagaaacacattattattattattattattattattattattattattaccacagccagagagacattattattactgttactattattataacAGTCAGAGAGATGATTATTACTATTAAATGGAGAGATTATCATTACTATTTAATGGGAAATTcttgcatttatgtagcgcctttttccagagcgctgtacaattggtgcttctcattcacccgttcatacagacacacacacacacacacacacacaccatgccagccatgcaaggcacaaatcagctcgtcaggagcatttgggggttaggtgtcttgttcaaggacactgtgacacacccaagacggaatcgaaccggcaaccctccgactgagctaatgtcgcccccaagTAATTATCTTACCGCCCCCTAGTACTAGTATTAAGATAAGATGTAgctactttattgaaccctgtgagGTAATTTATCCTATTCATGATTAGTAGTGTTGATAGTAGTCATATCAGGCCTGAGAATTCATCGCTGTGGCCCTGATTATTATTTATAGTATTTTGTAATTTTCCATCTTTGTTTCACTGCGTGTTTTGGCCTTGGGCTGCATTTCTAACGCATCTTGAAGgtgatatttgtgtttttttctctttccacTTGTCTTGTTTTAGACGAGGCTTCCTCATCACCATCGGCCTCATATTTCCTCGTTCCGCAGTTCATACTCCCTGCTGTGTAGAGTCGCTAATATTCTTTGATGGGATGTGATGGATGATGTGTCTTGGCAATAACTCTAACTTGTttttcgagagagagagagagagagagagagagagagagagagagagagagagagagagagagagagagagagagagagagagagagagagagagagagagagagagagagagagagagagagagagagagagagagagagagagagagagagagagagagagagagagagagagagagagggggcggttCGCTGACTGCAGTGTCTGGGGTAAAAATGAGCCGGCGGTAATACTGATGTGTTCATCTTGTTATCGGCAGTAGATTGAAGGTTGTCCGCACTCAGGGCCAAATAGGCCCGGGAGCACTTCGCAGACGGGAATGAAAAGCTAATCACACAGCGAGGATTCTGCAATCACAAGTACCGCTACCGCTGAAAGGTCATTCATCTACTTGCCTGAAGCCGACAACAATGACTCATGAAACGCTCGCGGGGTGACTAGACTAGAAATTCTGCAGGCGCTTACATAGCTCTTCTGACGATGGACGGGCCCACGACACCGTTTGCACCCTTGGACAAAAGAGGAACTGGCTAATTATAGCGCACTCTCATGTGATAATGCCAAAGGCCACTGAGTGGCCCGTTAACATGTGACATTCACCCCGGGAGCGCTGCAGTTGTAGCCGCTGCCACGCTAAATGTGCTACGAGCCGCTCATTCCCGTGCAGTGTGCACCCAATTCGACAATCTAGCAAAACTACATACGTTTGCCAAATTATTATGCCAATTAGTGTCTGAATGTCGTTCAGACGTGAGTGAGAAATTGTTGTCGTCGCAAGGTCAGCCCACAcggtgggtgtgtgcatgttttggcAATCACAACATAGTTCACGGCTGTGGTTCTTTGTCTATGGGACGAAACGTTTACAGggaattgttttttgttgttgtttttttctgagaaaaatGAATCAACCATTTTCAGACAAATTCAGTGTTTCGTTGCAATAGAATTATACGTCTTGGATGTAGCTATCTAATAATTATAAGACATTGGCCTAGTAATACTTTTCAAAGTGGACTAAAGCTATAACTACAAATGTAGAATGTTTTATATTAATCTACGGATTGGCACCCAGCAGTTGCTTGCAAATCCTTGCGCGCTGTGTGAAATCCCTCAATGTAAACTGCCTTCAATTAACTTCTTAATTGTATgtgaattaaatgtaaatgtggtgGATTGCCCTGGATCGGCGTAACCACGTTTCGCTGCCCCAGAGACTTACTCTCTCTTTACAACTGCAAGGTTAAAGTCGGGTCCCATTCAAAGCAAGAGCAATTCTTAGACTACCACCAAACAGTAGCCTTGTTGTTGGTACAAGGACGTGACGCGAGAACCCAGCGGGCACGGCCGTGACGCCCTTCCCTAGTTCTCTTGATCAAGAGTGAACTCTGCAGGCACTACGCCTAGGAAAGACCCCGGGCTTGCAGTTCAGCTAGGCCTGGGAAGTTAGTCATTTTAAATTCATCGACTATATTTAtctatatatctttttttttaatacagcaCATTGTGAAGCGGTAAACTGACATGTTTAAACAGAAATGTGGTCAGAAATAACGTAATCAGACATAGCAAGCTAATAATAGGAAAGCTCATGCTAATAGGAGAGATACCCAAATATTTTCCTAAATGTCAGATTGGCTACTACTACCATCAAATCAAATTGCATGCGCTGCATCACATTATTGAACTCACGTTACGTCTGTTATTATGTCTAAATAAGCTAGTGTTTAACTGGTGTAGCCCTCTTAACTAATAGCAAATGGGGAGACTACTGGATTATAAATACGAGGCTAATTTAAAACAGCAATATTCTGTTCCACATGAACAGGTGGGTATAATCTCTTCGCTGCAAGTACTTTTTGGAGTTCCCAAAGTCATCCAAACAAAAGACTTTTTTTCCAGCAAGTTGCACTGACGTGAGCAGCTAGAATGCTGAAAGGGCGAAATGAATTACGGTTTGAGGGCGAATTCAATTCCCTAGTTTCAGCCGCAACTGGAAACAAAGGTCTGTGTGATGGAAAGTGGACACGTTATACCTTTGCTAATATAAaaactttcttttattttctattttgtttacAACTTTTATATCAAATGTGCACCAGGTAGCTATCTGTGTTAACCCAACGCTTTGTAGAAAAACACCATGAAAACTTAGCAAGACATAGTTAGCCGATCATTGTAACTTTGGGTTGGATATTCTTAAGGGAATGAAGAATATATACAGGCCTATCGCTACTGTAGACCGTTGTAAGATATACAGATACACTCACCTGTGTCACTGAACCTCCAGcttcataattattttggtATTGTTGCTATAGTCAATAAGTGCCAAAGTTAGAAGTTGTCCTGTGAGCGCACGCAATGCAGACGCAGTGTAAACACACGACGAACCACTGACCGAAGCAGCCCCAGCGACTGGGTCCCACAGCCCGACGGGTATGTGTATTTGAGAGGGAAGGCTATAGCTACACTGTCCCTCGGCCGCTTGCGGTTGTGGTTTTTAGATACAGCCTGGAGTCTAAATTTGTCTGCGATAACAACTCATTTCTATTTAGTTTACGGAAGGgtggagcttttttttttgtacttgctCCACTTGGTGCTACTCGCTGCATATGTACTGTGActtgcatagtgtgtgtgtgtgtgtgtgtgtgtgtgtgtgtgtatgtgtgtgtgtgtgtctgcgcattcTTACCCTTTTACTACTAAGCACGAATAAGCATGCGTTCTGCACCACACGAATGGAAAACTACTACTATAGCAACAACGACATAACTGTAACGCAGTATTCTGTGATAATAATAGATCAGTCATCACGGTAAACGTAGCTCAGGTATCGATGACTACTGTGTTCATGTCTGCAAAATGGCTTTTTCTTCCTTATTCAACATCTTTTAACATCTttgtagatgttttttgttccacAACTGAAAGGGGAAATTGAGCGGTTGTAGTGTAGTGGCCTCATATGCGGTTGTCTGAGTGTAGGCGACCAGTCTGCAGAAGTTCAGATACATTTATAGTGCCTTTTATCTGGTGAGGTCTCACATAAACTGTTTTAGTTTTAATGCTGAAGATTCTACATATGTTTATATGTGCTAGGAGTGtgctgtgcatgtgcatgtgtaagagcgtgtgtgtgtgcgtgtgtgtgtgtgtgtgtgtatgtctgtgtgtgtatgtatatgtgtgtgtgcgtgtgtgtatctgtgtgtatgtgtgtgcgtgtgtgtatgtgtgcgcgtgtgcgtgtgtgcgcgtgtgtatgcgtgtgtgtgtgcgcgtgtgcgtgtgtgttgcaaAACCAAAGAGAGAACACTCAAGTGGCAGAACTGGTGTATCAGTTTTTATTTGCACGTTCAATGTGCGTTAACAAATTCAACATACAAGTTAGCATTAGTGTATATATATTCAGCATTGACTTAGGCAATATGCACTTTAAACACAGTTCAGGTTActccgttttatttattttatttttctccatgTAAAAGTTATTTACCTTAAAAGTATCACTGATATCAATTAAGATCATTGTAATTACTGCAattcacatctctctctctctctcttgtttttattttatttttttgtattttaacccCAGTTCAATAATACAAGAGAAcagaagatgagagagaggtagagacagTAGGTGGAGTTCAGGTGAACACGAAGTGGAGATGGGGGAAGGGGGATTTGGGGAGATTTACAGCGGGGAGGGCACCCTAAAAATGAAAGCATATACACAGCCCTTCGgagtacagacagacagtgctACCTGACAGGTGTACAACGCACTCGATGACAAAATGATGATGAtcacaagggggggggggggggggttatcccAAAATGGCACCTTCACCTGGGCGGGTTACCTGGCGAGGCAGGTGAAACCGTGAGTTTCCtcgaaactttttttttttttttt encodes the following:
- the rit1 gene encoding GTP-binding protein Rit1 produces the protein MESVRGPGATGSRGPGATGGLSREYKLVMLGEGGVGKSAIIMQFISHRFPEDHDPTIEDAYKTQIRIDDEPANLDILDTAGQAEFTAMRDQYMRAGEGFIISYSITDRRSFQEARQFKQLIYRVRRTVDTPVVLVGNKSDLAHLRQVSVEEGRGLAREFQCPFFETSAAFRYYIDEVFVALVRQIRQREEEASRGGERKSRRHHSFWTRLRSPFQRKQHSEH